One Halobacterium zhouii genomic region harbors:
- a CDS encoding 50S ribosomal protein L18, whose amino-acid sequence MATGPRYKVPMRRRREVRTDYHQRLRLLKSGKPRLVARKSNKHVTAQLVVTGPNGDETLASAHSGDLAEYGWEAPTGNLPSAYLTGLLAGKRALDAGAEQAVLDIGLNSATEGSKVFAVQEGVIDAGLDVPHNDSVLADWSRTRGEHIADYAESLDEPLYSGEFDATELPDHFDSVREAIQED is encoded by the coding sequence ATGGCAACAGGACCACGATACAAGGTGCCGATGCGGCGACGCCGTGAGGTCCGGACCGACTACCATCAGAGGTTGCGCCTCCTGAAGTCAGGGAAACCTCGGCTCGTTGCCCGAAAGAGCAACAAGCACGTCACGGCGCAGCTGGTCGTGACCGGTCCGAACGGCGACGAGACGCTCGCGAGTGCACACTCCGGCGACCTGGCGGAGTACGGCTGGGAGGCCCCCACGGGCAATCTCCCGAGCGCGTACCTCACTGGGCTACTCGCCGGCAAACGCGCACTCGACGCGGGAGCAGAGCAGGCCGTGCTCGACATCGGCCTCAACTCCGCGACGGAGGGCTCGAAAGTGTTCGCAGTACAGGAGGGCGTCATCGACGCCGGCCTGGACGTTCCGCACAACGACTCGGTCCTCGCGGACTGGTCGCGCACGCGGGGCGAACACATCGCCGACTACGCAGAATCGCTCGACGAGCCGCTTTACAGTGGTGAGTTCGACGCAACCGAGCTTCCCGACCACTTCGATTCGGTGCGGGAGGCCATTCAGGAGGACTAA
- a CDS encoding 50S ribosomal protein L14 produces MEAIKADVTQGLAKGSLVTCADNTGARELKIVSVSGYQGTKNRHPKAGLGDTVTVSVTKGTPEMRRQVLEAVVVRQRKAIRRPDGTRVKFEDNAAVIIDDLGEPRGTEIKGPISREVAERYGTIASTATMIV; encoded by the coding sequence ATGGAGGCCATCAAGGCCGACGTCACGCAGGGACTTGCGAAGGGTTCGCTCGTCACGTGTGCGGACAACACGGGCGCGCGCGAACTCAAAATCGTGAGCGTGTCAGGGTATCAAGGAACGAAGAACCGCCACCCGAAGGCCGGGCTGGGCGACACCGTCACCGTTTCGGTGACGAAAGGCACGCCGGAGATGCGCCGTCAGGTGCTCGAGGCTGTCGTCGTCCGCCAGCGGAAAGCGATCCGACGGCCGGACGGCACGCGCGTGAAGTTCGAGGACAACGCCGCGGTCATCATCGACGACCTCGGCGAGCCTCGCGGGACCGAGATCAAGGGCCCGATTTCGCGCGAAGTGGCGGAACGATACGGAACGATCGCCAGCACGGCGACGATGATCGTATAG
- a CDS encoding 30S ribosomal protein S14 produces the protein MSETEAAEETGQSHECRRCGRNQGLVGKYDIWLCRQCFREIARPMGFKKYS, from the coding sequence ATGAGCGAGACAGAAGCCGCTGAGGAGACGGGCCAGTCCCACGAGTGCCGCCGGTGCGGTCGGAATCAGGGACTCGTCGGGAAGTACGACATCTGGCTCTGTCGACAGTGCTTCCGCGAGATAGCTCGACCGATGGGCTTCAAGAAGTACAGCTAA
- a CDS encoding 30S ribosomal protein S17: protein MALGLNVTEPEDTCSDDDCPFHGELSVRGQLIEGEVASTAMDKTVVVEREYDVFVPKYDRYMKRRSRVPAHAPECFDVSEGDTVRIAETRPLSKTKSHALVEITDRGDA, encoded by the coding sequence ATGGCGCTAGGACTGAACGTAACAGAACCGGAGGACACCTGCTCCGACGATGACTGTCCGTTCCACGGGGAACTCTCCGTGCGCGGACAGCTCATCGAGGGTGAAGTGGCCTCTACAGCAATGGACAAAACCGTCGTCGTCGAGCGCGAATACGACGTATTCGTGCCGAAGTACGACCGCTACATGAAACGGCGGTCCCGAGTGCCGGCCCACGCGCCGGAGTGCTTCGACGTATCGGAAGGCGACACGGTTCGCATCGCAGAGACCCGACCGCTCTCGAAGACCAAGTCCCACGCACTGGTCGAGATCACCGACCGAGGTGACGCCTGA
- a CDS encoding 30S ribosomal protein S3 — protein MADEMEFIEQGLRRSQIDEFFADELARAGYGGMELAPTPMGIQIVLKAEKPGMVIGKGGKNIRKITTQLEERFDLEDPQIDVQEVDEPDLNAQIVADRLANALERGWYFRKAGHTTIDRIMEAGALGAEIVLSGKVTGNRGRVEKFNRGYIKHNGEPAAEIVDHGQGVAVMKLGTIGVDVKIIPPGANLPDDFEIEEDAEIGDLVVDEEDLDAEEGVEQLLEGETDSDPAGEAEGEPEDEADTAAEAADVASEEIVEEEVVEEEGASETSPPETEEEEDVEEALDELEEDVDEEFEDVDADAEAEAEDLIDEMEEDESDADAEESSDAESEDTEETADDSEEGEE, from the coding sequence ATGGCCGACGAGATGGAGTTCATCGAGCAGGGTCTTCGGCGCTCCCAGATCGACGAGTTCTTCGCCGACGAGCTGGCTCGCGCCGGCTACGGTGGCATGGAACTCGCCCCGACCCCGATGGGCATCCAGATCGTCCTGAAGGCCGAGAAGCCCGGGATGGTCATCGGCAAGGGCGGGAAGAACATCCGGAAGATCACGACCCAGCTCGAGGAGCGATTCGACCTGGAGGACCCGCAGATCGACGTGCAGGAGGTCGACGAACCCGACCTGAACGCACAGATCGTCGCGGACCGCCTGGCGAACGCCCTCGAGCGCGGCTGGTACTTCCGGAAGGCCGGTCACACGACCATCGACCGCATCATGGAGGCCGGCGCGCTGGGCGCCGAGATCGTCCTGAGCGGGAAGGTCACCGGCAACCGCGGCCGCGTTGAGAAGTTCAACCGCGGCTACATCAAGCACAACGGCGAGCCTGCGGCGGAGATCGTCGACCACGGCCAGGGTGTCGCAGTGATGAAACTCGGCACCATCGGCGTGGACGTGAAGATCATCCCGCCGGGCGCGAACCTCCCCGACGACTTCGAGATCGAGGAGGACGCCGAGATCGGCGACCTCGTCGTGGACGAGGAGGACCTCGACGCCGAGGAAGGCGTCGAGCAACTCCTCGAGGGCGAGACCGACAGCGACCCGGCCGGCGAGGCCGAGGGCGAACCCGAGGACGAGGCCGACACTGCTGCAGAGGCGGCTGACGTCGCGTCCGAGGAGATCGTCGAAGAGGAGGTCGTCGAAGAGGAGGGCGCAAGCGAGACGTCGCCCCCCGAGACCGAGGAGGAAGAGGACGTCGAGGAAGCCCTCGACGAACTCGAAGAAGACGTCGACGAGGAGTTCGAGGACGTCGACGCCGACGCGGAAGCCGAGGCCGAAGACCTCATCGACGAGATGGAGGAAGACGAGTCCGACGCGGACGCCGAGGAGTCTTCGGACGCGGAGTCCGAGGACACCGAGGAGACCGCCGACGACTCCGAGGAGGGTGAGGAATAA
- a CDS encoding 50S ribosomal protein L19e, with product MSDLSAQKRLAADVLDVGKNRVWFDPEAQSEIAEAITREDIRELVDEGTIDDEESRGNSRGRARERDEKRSYGHRKGPGSRKGSKGAREDEKKDWQSRIRAQRRTLRELRDEGDLTSSQYRELYNMSKGGEFDSVRRMKNYIDEHYGEN from the coding sequence ATGAGTGATCTGAGCGCCCAGAAGCGGCTCGCGGCCGACGTCCTCGACGTCGGCAAGAACCGCGTCTGGTTCGACCCCGAGGCCCAGAGCGAGATCGCGGAGGCGATCACCCGAGAGGACATCCGCGAACTCGTCGACGAGGGCACGATAGACGACGAGGAATCGCGCGGCAACTCGCGCGGTCGCGCACGCGAGCGTGACGAGAAGCGTTCCTACGGTCACCGCAAGGGCCCTGGCTCCCGGAAGGGCAGCAAGGGCGCTCGCGAGGACGAGAAGAAAGACTGGCAGTCACGCATCCGCGCGCAGCGACGCACGCTCCGCGAACTCCGGGATGAGGGCGACCTCACCTCGAGTCAGTACAGGGAACTGTACAACATGTCGAAGGGCGGCGAGTTCGACAGCGTGCGCCGTATGAAAAACTACATCGACGAACACTACGGTGAAAACTGA
- a CDS encoding 50S ribosomal protein L32e, producing MADETQDDVNAEAEQQAEDAPESLEDVSGVGPSKAETLAEAGYESVEDVKAASQSELAEVDGVGNALAARIKADVGGLEVESETEAEVEEAEPEETEETEEDVETELRPRGLTEKTPELTDNEQRLLTQRSRVGKPQFNRQDYHKKKRTPKSWRRPKGTLSKQRRGIKGKGDTVEAGFRTPKAVRGKHPSGFEEVRVHNADDLEGIDSDTEAARIASKVGARKRERIEEEAEERDIRVLNPTYVEVEVDNE from the coding sequence ATGGCAGACGAAACACAGGACGACGTGAACGCCGAGGCAGAACAGCAGGCCGAGGACGCCCCCGAATCGCTCGAGGACGTCTCGGGCGTCGGGCCGTCGAAGGCCGAGACGCTCGCGGAGGCGGGCTACGAGTCCGTCGAGGACGTGAAGGCCGCGAGCCAGAGCGAACTGGCGGAAGTAGATGGCGTCGGCAACGCGCTCGCTGCGCGTATCAAGGCCGACGTTGGCGGACTCGAGGTCGAATCGGAGACCGAGGCGGAGGTCGAGGAGGCCGAACCCGAGGAAACCGAGGAGACCGAAGAGGACGTGGAGACGGAGCTCCGTCCCCGCGGTCTCACCGAGAAGACGCCGGAGCTCACCGATAACGAGCAGCGCCTGCTCACGCAGCGCAGCCGCGTCGGGAAGCCCCAGTTCAACCGCCAGGACTACCACAAGAAAAAGCGGACACCCAAGTCGTGGCGCCGCCCGAAGGGCACGCTGTCCAAGCAGCGCCGCGGCATCAAAGGGAAGGGCGACACCGTGGAGGCGGGCTTCCGCACGCCGAAAGCGGTCCGTGGCAAGCACCCGAGCGGCTTCGAGGAGGTCCGCGTGCACAACGCGGACGACCTCGAGGGTATCGACTCGGACACGGAGGCCGCTCGCATCGCCTCGAAGGTTGGCGCACGCAAGCGCGAACGCATCGAGGAGGAGGCCGAGGAGCGCGACATCCGCGTTCTGAATCCGACCTACGTCGAAGTGGAGGTAGACAATGAGTGA
- a CDS encoding 30S ribosomal protein S8 — translation MTANDPLSNALSGIDNAESVGHLDHTVEPASNMVGSVLEVFYDRGYIDGFEFVDDGKAGRFEIELKGAINECGPVKPRYSVGSSDFEQWEKRYLPARDYGTLVVTTSHGIMSHYDAREEGVGGQVIAYVY, via the coding sequence ATGACAGCGAACGACCCCCTGTCCAACGCGCTCTCGGGCATCGACAATGCCGAGAGTGTCGGACATCTGGATCACACGGTAGAGCCCGCCTCGAACATGGTCGGCTCCGTCCTCGAGGTCTTCTACGACCGCGGGTACATCGACGGCTTCGAGTTCGTCGACGACGGGAAGGCCGGCCGCTTCGAGATCGAACTAAAAGGAGCCATCAACGAATGTGGCCCCGTGAAGCCGCGGTACTCGGTCGGTTCGAGTGACTTCGAGCAGTGGGAGAAGCGATACCTCCCCGCCCGTGACTACGGGACGCTCGTCGTCACCACCAGCCACGGCATCATGAGCCACTACGACGCCCGAGAGGAGGGCGTCGGTGGCCAGGTCATCGCGTACGTGTACTAA
- a CDS encoding 50S ribosomal protein L22, whose amino-acid sequence MGISYSVDVDPDTSAKGMLRERPISLKHSKAIAREIKGKTVTDAREYLEAVVNEEQSVPFKQHNSGVGHRSDIEGWDAGRYPNKASKDFLKLLDNVSSNAEQQGFESDQMVIDHVAPHKVGESQGRKPRAMGKADPWNTPEVDVELVVTEPDAEEVSA is encoded by the coding sequence ATGGGAATCAGCTACAGCGTGGACGTCGACCCCGACACATCCGCGAAAGGGATGCTCCGGGAGCGACCCATCAGCTTGAAGCACAGCAAGGCCATCGCCCGAGAGATCAAGGGCAAGACGGTCACGGACGCTCGAGAGTACCTCGAGGCCGTCGTGAACGAGGAGCAGTCCGTCCCGTTCAAGCAGCACAACAGCGGTGTCGGTCACCGAAGCGACATCGAGGGATGGGACGCGGGCCGCTACCCGAACAAGGCCTCGAAGGACTTCCTGAAGCTCCTCGACAACGTGTCGAGTAACGCCGAGCAGCAGGGCTTCGAGAGCGACCAGATGGTCATCGACCACGTCGCACCCCACAAGGTGGGCGAGTCCCAGGGCCGCAAACCCCGCGCGATGGGGAAGGCGGACCCGTGGAACACCCCCGAAGTGGACGTCGAACTCGTCGTCACCGAACCCGACGCAGAGGAGGTGAGCGCCTGA
- a CDS encoding 30S ribosomal protein S4e, whose protein sequence is MTKHQKRLSVPKSWPVERKTETFTAKAGAGPHGESGVPLVVVLRDVLGYVDNSKEAKYAVNTQGVLVNGDNVGDINRPIGMFDILTFPERDEYYRVFPDEGGRLGLTPIDADAADSKLSKVADKTLVDGGRTQLNLHDGSNLIVEDDEYSGGDSIVVDNESNDVVAHFEYEEGALVTAVAGQHAGHIGTVDDISVQPGSADNTVSVSGEDASFETVEDYVVVIDENFVGDEGDESESRQTESDGGDEE, encoded by the coding sequence ATGACGAAACACCAGAAGCGACTTTCGGTTCCGAAGTCCTGGCCTGTCGAGCGGAAGACGGAGACGTTCACCGCGAAGGCCGGGGCCGGTCCGCACGGCGAGTCGGGCGTTCCGCTCGTCGTCGTGCTCCGGGACGTCCTGGGCTACGTCGACAACTCGAAGGAGGCGAAGTACGCCGTCAACACGCAGGGCGTGCTCGTCAACGGCGACAACGTCGGCGACATCAATCGCCCAATCGGGATGTTCGACATCCTGACGTTCCCCGAACGCGACGAGTACTACCGGGTCTTCCCGGACGAGGGCGGCCGCCTCGGACTCACGCCGATCGACGCGGACGCGGCAGACAGCAAGCTTAGCAAGGTCGCCGACAAGACACTCGTCGACGGCGGTCGCACGCAGTTGAATCTGCACGACGGCTCGAACCTCATCGTCGAGGACGACGAGTACAGCGGTGGTGACTCCATCGTCGTCGACAACGAGTCGAACGACGTCGTCGCCCACTTCGAGTACGAGGAGGGCGCGCTCGTCACCGCCGTCGCCGGCCAGCACGCCGGCCACATCGGCACCGTCGACGACATCAGCGTTCAGCCCGGTAGCGCCGACAACACTGTCAGCGTGAGCGGCGAGGACGCGTCCTTCGAGACCGTCGAGGATTACGTCGTCGTCATCGACGAGAACTTCGTCGGCGACGAGGGCGACGAGTCCGAATCCCGTCAGACGGAGTCTGACGGAGGTGACGAGGAATGA
- a CDS encoding 50S ribosomal protein L5, with protein sequence MSESEADAEFHEMREPHIAKVVAHMGVGRGGVELQNAEAILEEITNQTSVRTTATQTEPEFGIRDGDPIGAKVTLRDDTAVDFLERALPAADLSARQFDDTGNVSFGIEEHTDFPSQEYDPNIGIYGLDVTVNLVRPGYRVSKRDQASRQIPSNHRLNPEDAIAFLESNFDVEVNE encoded by the coding sequence ATGAGTGAGAGCGAGGCAGACGCCGAGTTCCACGAGATGCGCGAGCCCCACATCGCGAAGGTCGTCGCCCACATGGGCGTCGGTCGCGGTGGCGTCGAACTCCAGAACGCGGAGGCGATCCTCGAGGAGATCACGAACCAGACGTCCGTCCGCACGACGGCGACGCAGACGGAACCCGAGTTCGGCATCCGCGACGGTGACCCAATCGGTGCGAAGGTCACGCTACGCGACGACACGGCCGTGGACTTCCTCGAGCGCGCACTCCCGGCCGCAGACCTGTCGGCGCGACAGTTCGACGACACCGGGAACGTGAGCTTCGGTATCGAGGAGCACACGGACTTCCCGAGCCAGGAGTACGACCCGAACATCGGGATCTACGGGCTCGACGTCACCGTCAACCTCGTTCGCCCGGGCTACCGCGTCTCCAAGCGCGACCAGGCGAGTCGACAGATCCCCTCGAATCACCGACTGAATCCCGAGGACGCCATCGCGTTCCTCGAATCCAACTTCGACGTGGAGGTCAACGAATGA
- a CDS encoding 50S ribosomal protein L2, whose translation MGRRIQGQRRGRGTSTFRAPSHRYKAELSHKHTEDEEVLAGEVIDVEHDPARSAPVARVQFEDDDQRLVLASEGVGVGDTLEVGISASIEQGNTLPLAEVPEGVPVCNVESQPGDGGKFARASGVNADLITHERDAAVVQLPSGEVKRLSPDCRATIGVVAGGGRTEKPFVKAGSKYHKMKARGTKWPRVRGVAMNAVDHPFGGGGRQHPGRPKSVSKNAPPGRKVGDIGSRRTGRGGN comes from the coding sequence ATGGGACGACGAATCCAGGGTCAGCGACGTGGTCGCGGTACCTCGACGTTCCGCGCACCGTCGCACCGATACAAAGCAGAACTGTCGCACAAGCACACCGAGGACGAGGAGGTGCTCGCGGGCGAGGTCATCGACGTCGAACACGACCCCGCACGCAGCGCGCCCGTCGCTCGCGTCCAGTTCGAGGACGACGACCAGCGTCTCGTCCTCGCGAGCGAGGGCGTCGGCGTCGGCGACACCCTCGAGGTCGGCATCTCGGCGAGCATCGAGCAGGGCAACACCCTGCCGCTCGCCGAGGTTCCGGAGGGTGTCCCGGTGTGTAACGTGGAGAGCCAGCCCGGTGACGGTGGCAAGTTCGCTCGCGCGTCCGGGGTCAACGCCGACCTCATCACGCACGAGCGAGACGCCGCCGTCGTTCAGCTTCCGAGCGGCGAAGTCAAACGCCTCTCGCCGGACTGCCGCGCCACCATCGGCGTGGTCGCCGGCGGTGGCCGCACGGAGAAGCCGTTCGTGAAGGCGGGCTCGAAGTACCACAAGATGAAGGCGCGTGGCACGAAGTGGCCGCGCGTCCGTGGTGTGGCGATGAACGCCGTCGACCACCCGTTCGGTGGCGGTGGCCGCCAGCACCCCGGTCGGCCGAAGAGCGTTTCGAAGAACGCGCCGCCCGGACGCAAGGTCGGTGACATCGGCTCACGCCGCACCGGCCGCGGAGGGAACTGA
- a CDS encoding 50S ribosomal protein L23, whose protein sequence is MSDIIDYPLVTEKAMDEMDFDNKLQFIVSLDAAKPEIREEIENQYDVTITNVNTQVTPQAEKKATVTLSEEDDAQDVASRIGVF, encoded by the coding sequence ATGAGCGATATCATCGACTACCCCCTCGTCACCGAGAAGGCGATGGACGAGATGGACTTCGACAACAAGCTCCAGTTCATCGTCAGTCTCGACGCCGCGAAGCCCGAGATTCGTGAGGAGATCGAGAACCAGTACGACGTGACCATCACCAACGTGAACACGCAGGTGACGCCGCAGGCCGAGAAGAAGGCCACGGTCACGCTGTCCGAGGAGGACGACGCGCAGGACGTCGCCTCCCGCATCGGGGTGTTCTGA
- a CDS encoding 50S ribosomal protein L6, which yields MARVAIDIPDDVTAEVDHLDLTVEGPNGSVTRRLWYPDVSVTVEDDTIVVESDIEDAKTSSTLGTFESHVTNMVHGVTEGWEYQMQIHYSHFPMQVDVEGDEVVIQNFLGEKAPRRAEIRGDTQVDVDGEELTLSGPSKEAVGQTAADIEQLTRVTDKDTRVFQDGVYIVEKPSKGGA from the coding sequence ATGGCACGAGTAGCAATCGACATTCCGGACGACGTGACGGCTGAGGTCGACCACCTCGACCTCACCGTCGAGGGCCCGAACGGGTCCGTGACGCGTCGACTCTGGTACCCGGACGTATCCGTCACTGTCGAGGACGACACCATCGTCGTCGAGAGTGACATCGAGGACGCGAAGACGTCCTCGACGCTCGGGACCTTCGAGAGTCACGTCACGAACATGGTTCACGGCGTTACCGAGGGATGGGAGTACCAGATGCAGATCCACTACTCTCACTTCCCGATGCAGGTCGACGTGGAGGGCGACGAAGTCGTCATCCAGAACTTCCTCGGGGAGAAGGCTCCCCGTCGGGCCGAGATTCGCGGCGACACACAGGTCGACGTGGACGGCGAGGAGCTCACGCTCTCCGGACCGAGCAAGGAGGCAGTCGGCCAGACCGCCGCGGACATCGAACAGCTCACGCGCGTTACCGACAAGGACACGCGCGTGTTCCAGGACGGCGTGTACATCGTCGAGAAACCCTCGAAGGGAGGTGCCTGA
- the rpl4p gene encoding 50S ribosomal protein L4 has translation MQATVRGLDGDDAGTLDLPDAFTEPFRPDLIKRAVLAAQANRKQQHGSDEYAGLRTSAESHGSGRGMSHTPRTNGRGARVPHTVGGRKAHPPKAEEDPTLDLNDKERKAAVRSAIGATTDSDLVAERGHRFEDDTELPLVVSDEFEDLVKTQEAADALDALGVFDDIQRADDGKNVRAGQGTLRGRKYQRPSSVLVVTSSENGPSKAARNLAGVDVATGREVNAEDLAPGTEPGRLTLWTESAVEEVADR, from the coding sequence ATGCAGGCAACCGTACGCGGCCTCGACGGCGACGACGCTGGCACGCTGGACCTGCCGGACGCGTTCACCGAACCGTTCCGGCCGGACCTCATCAAGCGTGCCGTCCTCGCCGCTCAGGCCAACCGAAAACAGCAGCACGGCTCCGACGAGTACGCGGGCCTGCGCACCTCCGCCGAGTCGCACGGTAGCGGCCGCGGCATGTCGCACACGCCACGCACCAACGGTCGTGGCGCGCGCGTGCCCCACACCGTCGGCGGTCGGAAGGCGCACCCGCCGAAAGCCGAGGAAGATCCGACGCTCGACCTCAACGACAAGGAGCGGAAGGCCGCCGTCCGCAGCGCCATCGGGGCGACGACGGACAGCGACCTCGTGGCCGAGCGCGGCCACCGCTTCGAGGACGACACCGAACTCCCGCTCGTCGTGAGCGACGAGTTCGAGGACCTCGTGAAGACCCAGGAGGCCGCCGACGCACTCGACGCGCTCGGCGTCTTCGACGACATCCAGCGCGCAGACGACGGTAAGAACGTCCGCGCCGGACAGGGGACACTTCGTGGGCGCAAGTACCAGCGCCCGTCCTCGGTCCTCGTCGTCACGTCCAGCGAGAACGGTCCGTCGAAGGCCGCCCGCAACCTCGCGGGCGTCGACGTGGCCACGGGTCGGGAAGTGAACGCAGAGGACCTCGCGCCGGGCACGGAGCCCGGCCGACTCACGCTCTGGACCGAGAGCGCGGTCGAGGAGGTGGCAGACCGATGA
- the rpmC gene encoding 50S ribosomal protein L29: MAILYTQEIRDMTPPEREAELEDLETELLNEKAVKAAGGAPENPGRIGELRKTIARIKTIQREEGDVESSADGSEDDDTESETEE, from the coding sequence ATGGCGATCCTCTACACCCAGGAGATCCGCGACATGACGCCGCCGGAGCGAGAGGCGGAACTCGAGGACCTCGAGACGGAACTCCTCAACGAGAAGGCCGTGAAGGCCGCCGGTGGCGCGCCCGAGAACCCGGGCCGCATCGGCGAACTGCGGAAGACCATCGCGCGCATCAAGACGATCCAGCGCGAGGAGGGCGACGTCGAGTCGTCCGCGGACGGTTCCGAAGACGACGACACCGAGAGCGAGACGGAGGAATAA
- a CDS encoding 30S ribosomal protein S19: protein MSTEYRTGREGEFTYRGHELDELQDMSLEEVAELLPARARRTITRGLSDEHQKVLEEAREAEPEETANNPIRTHLRDMPVLPSFVGLTFAVYSGQEFERVEVQPEMIGHYLGEFQLTRSSVEHGQAGIGATRSSKFVPLK from the coding sequence ATGAGCACGGAATACCGAACCGGCCGCGAAGGTGAGTTCACCTACCGCGGTCACGAACTCGACGAACTCCAGGACATGAGCCTGGAGGAAGTCGCAGAACTGCTGCCCGCACGCGCGCGGCGAACTATCACCCGTGGTCTCTCCGACGAGCACCAGAAGGTACTCGAGGAGGCCCGCGAGGCAGAGCCCGAGGAGACGGCGAACAACCCGATCCGGACGCACCTGCGCGACATGCCGGTGCTCCCGTCGTTCGTCGGGCTGACGTTCGCGGTGTACTCCGGCCAGGAGTTCGAGCGCGTCGAGGTTCAGCCCGAGATGATCGGGCACTACCTCGGCGAGTTCCAGCTCACCCGGTCGTCGGTCGAACACGGGCAGGCGGGCATCGGCGCGACCCGCTCCTCGAAGTTCGTGCCGCTCAAATAA
- the rplX gene encoding 50S ribosomal protein L24 has translation MSEQPRKQRNDSANASLHERHAEVRAHLSEDLREEYGQRRVRVNTGDTVEVMRGDDAGTEAEVARVDLRSESVFVEDVTVEKADGEEVQRAVDASNLRVTDLDLEDDVRADRLEGENE, from the coding sequence ATGAGCGAGCAACCACGCAAACAGCGAAACGATTCGGCGAACGCGTCGCTCCACGAGCGACACGCCGAGGTGCGAGCGCACCTGTCCGAGGATCTCCGAGAGGAGTACGGGCAGCGCCGCGTTCGCGTCAACACTGGCGACACCGTCGAGGTCATGCGCGGGGACGACGCCGGCACGGAAGCCGAGGTCGCCCGCGTCGACCTCCGCAGCGAGTCGGTGTTCGTCGAGGACGTCACCGTCGAGAAGGCGGATGGCGAGGAGGTCCAGCGCGCGGTCGATGCGAGCAACCTCCGCGTCACCGACCTCGACCTCGAGGACGACGTGCGCGCCGACCGACTGGAAGGTGAGAACGAATGA
- a CDS encoding ribonuclease P protein component 1, which yields MPLTPETLTRHELNGLHARVVESTDPSRVGTAGRVVSETMQMLAVSDDSGVTQVPKRGTTFEFRLTDESAVAPKAAGTASEPVSDESHTAGYDAAYVTVDGTKLLSRPAFRSEQGVDSKWR from the coding sequence ATGCCACTGACGCCCGAGACACTGACCCGGCACGAACTCAACGGCCTGCACGCGCGGGTCGTCGAGTCCACCGACCCCTCGCGGGTCGGCACAGCCGGGCGTGTCGTCAGCGAGACGATGCAGATGCTCGCTGTAAGCGATGATTCGGGCGTCACGCAGGTTCCCAAGCGGGGGACCACCTTCGAGTTTCGGCTCACAGATGAATCCGCGGTCGCCCCCAAGGCGGCCGGGACCGCGTCGGAACCGGTCAGTGACGAGAGTCATACTGCCGGCTACGACGCGGCCTACGTTACGGTGGATGGAACGAAACTGCTCTCACGACCCGCTTTTCGCTCCGAACAAGGAGTTGATTCGAAATGGCGCTAG